The Solea senegalensis isolate Sse05_10M linkage group LG18, IFAPA_SoseM_1, whole genome shotgun sequence DNA segment aagatagttagaggaaatgtagtggagtgaaaGTAAACATTGCTAgacatataaataacaaagtacagagatatgatttttgtacttaagtacagtaacaaagtatttgtacttacaACACTGGTTGGCCAATTACATATTTGTATTAcaaagcagttgaacaggtgtccCTGGTAAAGTGCCAGGCAAATGTATGTGGTGTACTATGGGAAGACGCTATAGATGTACCGCATCTTCGTGGTATAATGAATAATAGTGTAAACTGTACTTAACTGGGTCAAATAGAGCATCTGGAATTGTGTGTCTAAGCATTCAGTGGCAGACATATGTTAACTtttaacacacatgcactccattaaaaaaaatattatattatacccATTTGCCAAACTTGggcaaaaaatgaaaagataGAGAAGCACAGCATGTCTATTAGATATGTGACTgattacatatacagtatgaaatGCTCCCAGTAAAACACCTAATAAATACTTATCTGATACACCtaacaaagaacaaaagaacTCTCATTTCATAAAACATCAAACCAGATACAACGAGTGGCTCTCAcgctttttccttttttcattacATAACAATAACCATCTGGTAGGTGATGACTTAATTTGTCTCCACTTCCAACCTTTGTTTGATAatttgaaagagagaaaaaagcacAGGAAATGCCATGTAAAGTAAGTGGATCAGCTTAATTACTAACCCAGCTGACATCAAAAGACACGAGGGCCCTTCAGTGAGGGCCAGTTGGCTTTTGAGTCCCGAGGTCCTAAAGAGAGCAAGACTGAGCAGAGAGGGAGTGTGAAACAAATAGAGAGTCTCAAATTAAAAGATAAATCTTCTGCTGGACAGAGACGCATGAAGCACTGTGGAATTAGACTGTGTGTTGTGGCAACTGGAACGTTTGATAACTGGTCACTAAGATCAGTCCAGTCAAAATCCTTgtcaatttaaataattttaaacaTAGCATAAAGGAAGTAGCCAATGCTAGCTTCAGTTGCTTTGAAggtccatccatctatccatccattgtctacagctttatcctccacatgaggattgTGGGTgactggagccaatccctgctgacacagGCTGAAAGTTGGGGTGCTCCATGTTAAATAAGCAGTGAGAGTTAGtgccatctactggtgagaTTGCAGAGTGCaacagaggactcctctgctcactcctGTTTTTCCTAAAACGTGTCAGGGAGCTACAACGGCCTTCATATCCCTGAAAGAATGGGAAACGCTCTTTCACGCCTCTTTCTACTCCCCCACTCTCTCTGCCATTTTGGGTTAATGTTGGCTTCAGATGTTTGCCCGTTTGTGTAGTTAGCAAAGCACGACTGttcgggctgctgtagaaacatgtcgGCGTAAGACGGCGGCCTCAGCAAGCCTCTTTGCTGAAGTACATGtttaaaggcttattctaaagctgCACCCAAATGATTTTTATGACCACACATTTGCCTATTTACCTCCTAATTGATACCTTTATTTGATtgataaatgtatacattaaacGTGTTTGCCTTACCCtatgttcttcttcatttatAGTATTTGTTGTCACTTGTAAAACAGGTACACAGACAGAGGTGATATTAGCAGTCATCTTTTTGGGCCAGGAGACAAACGATGTAAGTCGCCACAGGCTTGCATGGTTTGATCTTTGTGTTGATGTTAAACAGAAAGGTGATTTGACCATTATGCCACAAAAAGATGCTCAcactgttttcttctcctcataCACTCTACAGGAATTggatcaaaaaaacaaagcccCCATCCAGCTCCTCATCTGACTCTGACTAAAATGCAGTTTAACCAGTGATCGAGCGGTGAAGGGCCACAGTCACACTCCTGGACTCCGGGCCTGCCCGCCTGCTCCTCACCCCACAGCTGGAGGCCCCGCAAGGAGCATGAGCGTGGGAAGAATCAACCGCTACAGCATTGTATCATCTGAGGAAGACGGCCTCCGCCTCACTACCATGCATGGCATGAACGGCTTTGGCAATGGCAAGATCCACACACGCCGCAAGTGCCGCAATCGATTCGTCAAAAAAAACGGCCAGTGCAATGTGCAGTTTACCAACATGGACGACAAGTCGCAACGCTACATGGCTGACATCTTCACCACGTGTGTCGACATTCGCTGGCGATGGATGCTGGTAGTCTTCACTCTTGTGTTTGTCGTCTCCTGGCTGGCCTTTGGGTTAGCCTTTTGGGTCATTGCTCTGTTGCATGGTGATCTGGATAACCCAGCAGGAGATGACAACTTCACTCCATGTGTTCTGCAAGTCAACGGATTTGTGGCCGCCTTTCTTTTCTCCATCGAAACACAGTCGACGATAGGCTACGGTTACCGCTGCGTCACGGAGGAGTGCCCAGTAGCTGTCTTTATGGTGGTTTTCCAGTCCATTGTAGGGTGCATCATTGACTGCTTTATGATTGGTGCCATCATGGCCAAGATGGCGAGGCCTAAGAAGCGAgcgcagacacttttatttagcCACAACGCTGTCATTGCCATGAGGGATGGAAAGCTGtgtctcatgtggaggataggcAATCTTCGTAAAAGCCACATTGTTGAAGCCCATGTTAGGGCACAGCTCATCAAGCCTCGGGTCACAGACGAGGGGGAATATATTCCTCTAGATCAGATTGACATTAATGTGGGCTTTGACAAAGGCTTGGACAGGATTTTCTTGGTTTCGCCCATTACTATTCTCCATGAGATTGATGAGGAGAGCCCCCTTTTTGGGATTGGCAAACAGGACTTGGAAACAGCAGACTTTGAGATTGTTGTCATTTTGGAAGGCATGGTTGAAGCAACCGCAATGACCACACAGGCTCGCAGCTCCTACTTGGCCTCCGAGGTCCTTTGGGGCCATCGGTTTGAGCCAGTTTTGTTTGAGGAGAAAAACCTGTACAAGGTGGATTATTCTCACTTTCACAAAACGTACGAGGTACCGTCCACCCCCCGCTGCAGTGCCAAGGACATGGTGGAAAACAAGTTCCTAGTTCCCAGCTCTAACTCCTTCTGCTATGAAAACGAGCTGGCCTTCCTTAGccgtgatgaggaggaggaggacgtagGTGGAGGGAGCAGAGTGCTGGCGAATCTCAGTCCAGACCGGAACAGCCGACATGAGTTTGAACGCTTACAGCCCAACAGGGCACTGGATCAAAGGTCATACCGTAGAGAATCGGAAATATGACCCCTATCCACTGGCCCAGGTTGGAGGTCATGTCAATGTTCAATAACTTTATCTGAGGATAATTATGCCGAACAATGCAAAGTGCCATAGGAACTGACTACTGTGAAAGATTGGGAACAGAAACAGGACAACAATGCAAAAGGGATTTGCATAATAGGAATGGAGCGAAGCACGAGTAGGAATTGTGGTAAGGAATGTCTACAATCAAGGAAAAGGCTAGAGAAAGACCTTCTTCCTTCATGGAAACTTGAATCTTTTTTCACTTGGTCATTATGAGTTAAGCGTGTTCAACGACATGCATCAAAAACTGTTATGACAGAACCTTTTAATCAAATTTTAGGTGTAAATACATTTCTTAGGTAAGTTATGTTTTGTGTGCAGTATCAGTTTCCAAGAATCACCtcttaaaagaaaatggaattAGCTTTTCCTACTTGTTATTGGGCACAAATACAAGGCGTCTCTTCAGAGCCCATTTGTATTACTGTAATGTGCCGGACCTGTGTTCAGTGACACATTGAAAATTCATGCACTGCAGCATTCAGATGCAATGAGCCATCATAAAACAGCAagccactgaaaacaacatcGCTCAACACCCTTGTGTTGACATCGGTGTGATCTCAAAATGAAGGGAGAACAAGCTATTGCACTATAAGCTAGATGGAGGAAAATGCTGATTGACAAAGACAAGCTATTTATTAAATCCCAAAATGCCTCATAttctaatattttattaaaaatgcacaagCCACCAACATCGTGACCCCGCTACGTGGtcaggaaaaaacaaatctaaagcACAAATGGCAATGAACCACCTTTAATGAACATTTTGCAATTGCACAAACTTAAATTCAGGTCTTTACTGATAaagaaattgtattttgtaacCTGTCTGATGCATCTCAAAGTCTACCTTAATTTCACAACATGACCAAATATCCAATCAGCACAGTTTAACTAAAACCTGTATGTTTTCTTTCAATATGGAAAATACACCTGTACAAACATGGtctgaatatacatatatatatatacacacatatatatatatatatcacactttatgtgtttttgttctttttgaatATGAATCTATGCACATTGTTAATCTGTTTCAGGGGACAGAAAATCAATGCTCCAGTCCAAGGGGTCGGaaacctttttaaatttttatagCATCCTTTAACAGCCATACTAAACTGAACTCATTGAACACTTGCATCACATTAACCTCCCTAACATGATGGCCGGgggctgcttgtttttttggtgaGCCATCTGATGTCAAAtggtagtgatgatgatgatggtgatgatatcACCTGGTTTGCTTCAGTCAATCTTGAGTGAAACTGACACATTTCAAGagcttgtttttgctttttcagtCAGGCACAACAGCTGGTTCTAAATTAAACACCTTAACAgatatggttttgtttttttgttgtttattctcATGTCCTGAAACCTCTCGCCAAATGCCTGAAGGAGTTTTTGCAAACTCACCAGCATTCAGATGTCATGGCaggtttttgttcttgcagagTTTAATACAGTGAATGCACACACTTTGCTCACGTTGCACAATTTTACGTCTACGTCTGTCAAAACACTCCTTCACAAATTCTCCTTCTGAATGAGGTTTCAGctcctgtatttttttaaatcgtgTAATGTTGACACACaagcatttcctgtttttttgcttttcttgaCGGTCActattggcgcttttccactagcacgactcgactcgcctcacctcgccaCGTTACGATTATTttgagtgtcgtcactggaagagccATGAGCAAgagtcaaactgaacaatgccgaaatATAGGTCATATAGactaaaaaatcctgaaaacttgcattattctccaacatttagcacggaaatgtctaaaatctcaatatttaacagaggagtctggtgtatttagttaAGTGACtatgtcagacggagtctgtgctccagacatgcaggaagtactaaacgattctttttaattaacggattctaatgattcagttacaccgaaagcAACAGCTTTACAGACACTAGTCACTTATTTGTGTGTgacgcgtgtaaaacaaagtcacagcagtttcatgcagccatgcagcGATGACTGCGCCCACACTGAGGAGGTactaatggaaaaccaaccaaaccgagTTGAATCGCGCCACACTGAGGCCATGCGAGCTgagaccatgtagtggaaaagcggcatatGATGACACTTAGTAGCTGCAAGTGTGTTGTGTTATCTGTGATCATGACTTGGACAGAATTGACCACCCAAAGGTTtttatgttaattttttttgttctaaagAAAACCCTTCTGTTATAacatttttatgcatttatttcagAGTtgcttttttgtatttataatttGTCTAATTGGCTGTATACATCCTAAAGTCCAGAGGTTCCCCGCCCCTGCTTTAATGCCTAAAGCTAGGAATTTGCACAATTTCCCAATTCCTTTGGTACATTTATAAAACGTATTCAACAACAGTTAAACTAAATGTAAAGCTTCAAATGTGCCCAGGGTAGAATACAAGAATAAAAGTACTTAGGTGTTTGGTTTAGCTGTTTTTAACAACAATTCCAGACACTAAACAAGCAAacatcataataaaataaaatgagagtATGGACTTCGTGTGAGTTAAAGTTGTCCAGACATATTAACCACcgtaattaaaaaatattattaaaaaaatatattattgtaAGACAAATCTatcctttaacaaaaaaaaaaaaagactcaagaCTAGATAAAATCCCTAGTACTAGATAAGTAGTATATGAGGTGTaaaattcttgtttttaaattcctCTGGCATTGACAGACATCACACACTGTAGATAACTAAATGCATTTCAGCAATATTATGCTAACACAGCGAGTTAAGACATTGGACCGAGGTCTGAATGGAAGCAATAAACTCTTTGACGTAcagctttcagaaaaaaaaagccgaTTTACTAATTGTTTGTTATACACTGAACAggcatatttatacttttttgaTTATTCAGACACAACACGCGGAAGTGGCGGTATTATTTTACTTGTGCGGTTTTTATGTGCAGACGTTAGATTCTGATTTGATACCAAAGTAATGGGGCAGTAAAGAGTTGAGAAGATTTGGAAGGATTGTTCCCCAtcttcctaaaaaaaaagaaagatcaaTCATATTCCACAAGTGTTTGCAAATGCTCTATTTGTAAAAGAATGTAACATGAATGATGGAATCAAAtctattttaaattttaaaaataaccaaGGAACAAATTCAGTTGTGTATTAAGTGGTAGATTCAAAAATTTGCTCTCATTTTACAATATACGAAATAATGATGCATGAtgacttgtttttccttttgcatGGACATTAGCCTTTGACAAATGATCCCTTATTCTAGATTCCTAGTCAGAATGTATCATTTAAACCTCAACATCTTAATGTTTCCAGTTCATCTAGTGTCACAATGAGACACGGAAATGTCTGATGTTAACTTTCACACAGGATGTGTGTGAAACGACGGGAACCTGCGGGATAtggtggaaaaacaaagagagagaatcATAAAATGGTTGTTATGTTGGTCACAATGACTATTCTTGCCTCTATATAATATGTCTCAGTTAAAcgttgcttcttcttcttttcttttcttttttagaaaacTGTAGAATATAGTGACATATGAAGAGCATTTATGGCTAATAAGTGAAGCGTTCTTTACCCGACCCTACACAATTATTATGCTCATTGCCTTCTGCGAAGGTTCTTTAAACTGATGTGTGAAATCTCTGCACCGGCTCACAAAATCGTGCTTCTACGCTGCATCAATTAAgttcaataaaacacacatcagtTTAAAGAAAATAGGTTTATCGTGAAAAGAAGCATAAcactatataaaatatataataggGAACATCCAGGCTGAACAAACATGCTTATTTTTATACAAAGACCTTTTTGATAGAATATAGCAAACGATATTTATCTGCTTTTATTAGTAGTACTGCAACTAAAATCACGACTGAGAGAGGCATCAATTTGATTCTTGCTTCTGCTTTCGGCGATTTACTTTCTGTTTCTCATTTCAGCACAGATGAGCTCATGATCAAACAGGTATTTTCTCTTAAAGGGATGAttgaggggagaaaaaacacaaacctttgaCCTCTGTAGAAGTCTTCCTATGTCCGGTCGATGTGTACTGGGCCTCTGAGtttcaaagtcattttaaattattccAATTAAAAACTAattgtggaaaaaagaaaatcttgtttgttttatctgttttttggggtttttttttcgcATTGGCCACAAAATCTCGACTGTGTCGGAAAACAAACTGCATATATCCTCATGCTAATTAATGGATGAAGTGGAAGCTAAGGTAATACATCACCATAAGTGGTGGTTTTAAGATGAGGGGGATCGGGATTGGTGTCACCACAGTCAGATGACTCCCTGGTCCTGGGCCAATTATTCAAGAAGGCTCATCAATTAATCAccgtgacacacaaacaaccagcaGGGCCAGAGGTCTTTTGGCCCTGCTGATCACGGCAGGAGGCCTCCAGCGGACGGATCAATACAGGACCAACACATGAAACATCACTATTGCCCTACTAccttattaaaatgttttaaatttgaacattttacaTGTCATAGTATCAgtacaaatgtaaataagaCTACAATTTGAATAATTTGAATTTGTCTATGTCGTGTGACCTTTACAGTGTTATATCTGCAGATGTTTGGTTACCTTAAGTCATAGTtcagttgtttttaagtgtttcaaTATTGACTTCACCGAGAGCTTCGCTGCTGACCAACGTCGCCGAGATCTGCCTGCAAGCTGGACACTCGCgtatagggctgaacaatttgaacaaatttgatcaaatgtgtgtttacacatcatattctacagactgaaggaaACATCTTTGTTTGACAGGTTTTTTTGGAAGTCAGGATAAGTGGCCCTTCAAGTGAGAAGAAGGTCGCTAAAATCCTCAACACATGCCACATGAGTGGGTTTATAGCCAATGGGAACTGTTGTCgtcttgtcttgtttggttgCTCTGTGCGCTTGTACTTCATACTTTCTCTTTTAATTTGTACTTTTTGGCGGCAGAAAGTTATAGCACAGATGACCAAAAAGAcgaaatattacatattatatctttaaatagTTATATGCAGGTAGTAGCAAAGTATTAGCAACAATGATGAGAGAAAACCGTACAGTGTAATCATGGTATGCTTGCAGCTGCTGTTGCTATGAACGCCCCTTCACACTCACAGCTCCTGACAAATCAAACCTACTAAATGCCATTTGGAGACGGTTGCGACATGTGACCGGATTTTTAAATTCTTTCCTTTGTTCTTCCCTGTTTTGTCTAGATTATGCAACATTAAGTTGACACCCAGAATCCCCACGAGAGGGTCCCTTCTGTGATTCCCAGGGAGCTGTTGATTACGCCAGCTGTGGTCTGGACGCTCACATTTTGAGAAACAAAAATGCTTACACCTACTAAAGGCTGGGGAGACAGATAAATGATGTACAAGGGTTCCAGGAAATGGCCTTGCCGGGCTCTCTGCCAGCCAGCCCATATAGACTAGTTATAATTAATGCTGGAACAAATTCCCAGTGGCACCGACTGATGATGGTTACTCTAAAATGAGGGGAAATCGTGTTGAAGGAGCTATATAAAGCCCTTCAGTGTcaagccacatgtggctctgtAGCTTAACACTTAGTATTATTTCTTAATTGCCGTGTGAGGCTTACTTAATCAAAGTTCTATGGTCCATGTTATATATTacttattgattcatttatgaATTAAGCAGCTATTCATGCTTTTTCTGCCTCGAGAATCTCCACTTTTCAAATGAAGTAAATTAATAatgcaatttaaatgtaaagatgATAGGCACCACCTATTAAACCATGATATTCTTTGACTTGGCCTGTATTAGGCCAAGAGAAAATGACTGTTTCCCATTACATAAAATCATAAGATTTGTCAGAACTGAGGTGAATCACATGATTCATAATTGCACGGGTCTTTCTTTCGAGGAAACACATTCACATCCTTGAGAAGACATGAACAAAACAGAGGCAATTATGATACTGCTAACATCTGTGCAACATCTACAGTTGAAAGGGGTTTTACCACTTATCTTATTAGACCTGTGTACATGGTGTCAGTGAGAGGTTTCATTCAATGTATTACCTTATAAACATGTCCACACATATctttatataatataagaaCTGCAGGGAATCCGTGAATTGCATACTTCTAATACCCCTCTTATACACTTGGCTGCCATTCCCTGTATAGTGAGCCAAGATGGAGGAGATCCTAATATTCCTCTGTGTCGAAACTAGCATGTTTCTTTTTGGTGTTACAACccgaaaacaacacacacaacgaCCACAACAAAGAACTGAAGGGTGAGAGGTGAAAGTCAAGTTATGGATAacgatgacctggatgaatgagaaccTACACAGACAACCATTGACACGCATTTGGCCGTATCATCCACTATGCCACATTTCACCAACAGTTCAAGAACAGTAGCTTTTACATAAGTCGTCACCGTCCACTGACGAGCCAGCAGGGGCGGAGTTCTAACCTGAGAAAGGGCTATCATGCAGCATTAAACATGGCAACGTATCGTGTGTCTGATCTTCTCTCGCTTACAGTAGGTGCCTCTAGTCTATCCTGATTCATGAACTAACGTGAATAGAAAGCCTGAGGCGACATGAAAGGGTCACTCTCATTTCCTGACTCCTCAAACCTGGGTAATTA contains these protein-coding regions:
- the kcnj12a gene encoding ATP-sensitive inward rectifier potassium channel 12; this translates as MSVGRINRYSIVSSEEDGLRLTTMHGMNGFGNGKIHTRRKCRNRFVKKNGQCNVQFTNMDDKSQRYMADIFTTCVDIRWRWMLVVFTLVFVVSWLAFGLAFWVIALLHGDLDNPAGDDNFTPCVLQVNGFVAAFLFSIETQSTIGYGYRCVTEECPVAVFMVVFQSIVGCIIDCFMIGAIMAKMARPKKRAQTLLFSHNAVIAMRDGKLCLMWRIGNLRKSHIVEAHVRAQLIKPRVTDEGEYIPLDQIDINVGFDKGLDRIFLVSPITILHEIDEESPLFGIGKQDLETADFEIVVILEGMVEATAMTTQARSSYLASEVLWGHRFEPVLFEEKNLYKVDYSHFHKTYEVPSTPRCSAKDMVENKFLVPSSNSFCYENELAFLSRDEEEEDVGGGSRVLANLSPDRNSRHEFERLQPNRALDQRSYRRESEI